The following DNA comes from Buteo buteo chromosome 7, bButBut1.hap1.1, whole genome shotgun sequence.
TCCcccattaaaagcaaaaatacttttatcactcttctgcaggctgatgCATTTCAGTGGTGTTTCTTACCAAAAACCCAATTACCACATCACAGACTGAAGAAGTTAATAATTAACAGGTAAAACTTTACATAAACCTACTTAACTGTGGGTTCACGTCTAAAGGGTTAGGAAGACAGCTGAGAGCACAGTAATTACTGACAAGTGTCATCTTATTCCAGCTCTATTACATAGTAATGGACATCATTTAAACCCCCGTGGAAGAGGTTTAAGCAAAAAGATACCTCTCTGGCACTTGAGATAGGAATAAGAACACACTGAAGACATTATTGTTGCCCACTGGACAGCTAGTCATGTCAGTAGCCATTCATTATCCTTCTGATGCTTGAACTATGCATGTATGAATGTAGCAGAACAGCACTACAGCCTGTTActcacaaagctttttgttgtattttaaatgaaagaggCACTGAATCGGTCAAAAGCCTGTTATAACTAGCATTATCAAAGGAGAACATTAAGTATGTGACCAGTTCAAAAAGGAGAATGAAATTAGCAACCAGTGGGCCAATACCAGTTCATCGGACACGAGGCTTGGTTCCCTCTCTGTTGCTCACTGCTTTTGGGTGGACAaattttttaaggaagaaacagttttatCAGTATTACAGTCATCCCTCTCATCACCTAAACCTGCAGAATCCCTTTTTAGATCATATTGTTTCTGACAGCAAAATTCTTTGGAGCTGCCAAATCCAGCAGCCCTACAGAAGCAagactgctgcagctctgcctacCCAGGTCCAGCCAGTAGCCAGTCCACCCTGGACCCTTTAATCTTCCAGTTACCTCACACACTCATGCATACATGCCCACACTCACACATACGTGCTACAGATACCCCTGTAACTGGCCTCCAACGTTCATTCTGTCCCATAGCTGGTCCTGGATCCTCAGTCTCCTGGCTAGTATGCTTAAAACAGCTGCCTGTTTGTAGCTGCTCCAGGGAAGATGCATGCAAGAATTTGCAACAGAGGCCACATTTTCTACTTCcgtcatttatttttcttcttttatcttGCGAGTCCTGTTTTGTAAGGACCTTCAATAGCAACAACTTCAGCTCATAAACTTTTCCTCCCCACATTCTCTAATGACCATTTTTCAATGGCATCTTAAAGACTGACAAAcagatgtatatttttttcccctctaccaTAAAGACTATTCTTAGAATGAGATCTGGACTGCTTTACATTTCAAATGTCATCACTcttttttcatccttcttttttactttcaacagaagaaaaactttcaatgatttttttttgtcaggggATCGATCCTAAAGTAATAGCTTAAGAGTAGTTCTaaatcacttttgaaaatggctGTCCAGGACTTTTGGAAACAAAGGGCTTAAtggtatttgttttcagtttgaagGAACTTTGCAAGGTTCAGAGCCTGTCATATCTCAACTACTTGAATAATGACATAGTACACACATGTGGCATAGCTCCTTTCATgtagaaaagaggaagaaactaaACCACAAGGCAAGCAAACTACTCAAGACCAAACCAGCAAACTGACAGGGAATAAATACTCTGCTTTATAGTTCCATATACTATAGGCTTTACTAACTTCAGAAATTGCTCTGCTGAAAGGAGTAGGACTGAATTTGGTCCAGAGGATAGCAAAGCTATAGTGACCTGGAGAATATACCTGTGTTCAGGTATGTTCTGTGTGAACAACTTGCTTCAAAATAACCATCACAGTTGTCATCATTATTCCTACTTCATCCCACAAGGTTTCGAGCATCTTCTATAAATAAACAACCACTTAAATCATGGAGAAGGAGTCCTCTTTTTCAGACTGCAGGATGAAATCCATCTACAACTTACCTGGTTTTAACTCTACTTTTCCACAGTGTTGCAATTTCAGAGCAAAGGTGTATTTTTCCCCAGTTTAATTCACACAAATCCATTTTTGTACAACGGAAAAACCGCCACGAGAGGGCATcctacttctttctttcttcaaatctCTTGCTCTCAGACAGCATTTTCCAAGAGAACCTTCTTTCTGTACTACTTTGCACCCGAGTATTTTGCATTTAGATGCCTTCTCAGCCACTCCCAAATATAAAAGTAGAATATGACAGCTAAAACCAAGCCATTTGGCATTCATAACGTTCAAGAAGCATTTAAAACTAAAGCTATTATACCTATCAGAAGTGAAACAAAagcgggggcaggggggagagaCTGCACCTCAGCACTGCACTTAAAAAATAAGCTGAATTTTATGAGGAAACATTTCACTCACACCACAAGTACTCAACATGTTAAAACATCAGTTTCTAAATACTGTGTTtagcacacaaacaaaacatccCACTCCTACATCAATTTCAAAGCAACAAGATCTCAGCATTCCTTAAAGcagaagcttttatttctgctctatCATTTGATTAAATGTGCAACTGGACAAGTCAATTTTTCCCAGTTGGTAGGTCTAATTCATCAATGCATCACTACAGAAAGGGTATTCATCAATTCCAGGATACATAAATTCCCACCAATTCCTCTTTCCATTGTTCAGGTAGTTAAATTTATTACCTTAGTCGAAGTATGAATCCACACAGTTGCAAATTGTATCATAAATTAGGCCAAACTTTAAAACCTAATAATTAGTCAAGTTTGATAATGCAGTTTGCTTATCATTTTGTCTCCATAGTTAAGTCAGAGGTCTGCGAGAAGGatctcagctctgcagctctttCTTTATGCATATGcagaagaataataaaattctttataataataattagcTCTTTTTTACCTTAGAGATTTGGTAATGCCCATCCACTGACCCTCAGACATACAGGTAAGCAGGTGCTAGCAACATGGTAAGTTAGTTCTTGTTCACACTGActgatacaggaaaaaaaggaaaattatttatgaCATTAgcacaaaaatatgaaaagacaggaaaagataCCTTTTGCTGTAACTGATCCGCATCTTCAGTCATCTAAACAATATGAAGAATCTGACCCTCCCGTACCTTGAAAATTTTGTTCCAGATCGTCCTTAAATTCCCCAATCCAGGTTTCTTACCACTGCCCTGGCCATGGTGGAAGGCCATTTTGGTGGAAACAGCTATTATACTCTTTAACATACCCAGTACAAAGGAGACGGAGCTGCTGGAGAGTCCCCACTGAAGGGCCACaatgattaagggactggagcatctcttctTATGTAAGGGtaggctgagagagctggcactgttcagcccagagaagggaaggctcagaGGGAATCTCATCAATGCATACAAATATCTGAAGGAGGGTATAAATAAGAAGgatcttttcagtggtgcccagtgacaggacaagaggcagtgggcacaacctgaaacacaggaggttctaCCTGAATATAAACtactttttttggggggactgtgagggtgactgagtACGGGCACAGGTTGCCATGGGAGGTTGTGAAGTCTCTaaccttggagatattcaaaagctgtctggacagcAGAGATACTGCAATATTATAAAGGTATTAATTCCTGTTGGTGTTCTGGAGAAATTTCATTAACAGTGAAGTATACATATGTTTAAAGTAAGCAAACCATAAGAATACACCGCAATGATCCGCATTTCCCCTAGAAACAGGAAAAGTTACTTCCCTGCTAATTTTCATGTAATCTTGTCTCTTCCTTCAAAGGAAGGACAAAAGCATGCCGAAAGATCAACGACCGGAAACAGTCAAAATAACGTAGGTGCCTTTTCACTATACTGTGCGTACGTGGCCCTGATTGTACAAACTGTTATAGATTGGATTGTCACGGAGCCGCACACAATCAAATGcaacaggtgttaaagctcagatttattcttcagtagaaAAGTCAGTTAGAACTCTGGTAACATCtgtaaaccacaggctcaatgatgtaaggggaattagtaCTACACAGCCGACTTAAGAATCCTTAAAAGTGATGACTCAAAATGTGCctatcactcacctaaaagctgagggctctctcccttgAGGAGTTACCTCAGGCAGTGCCCTgacccaagggggagtccccgactgcagacccgctgctccgaggaaGAGGACTGATTCCCACACGTCCTTCAGCGGGACCCCATTTATACCCTTGTCAAATCTGACCTGTGGGCATTTAATCCCTACTGGCCAAGAAGGTCACCATGTACCTGGCATGTCTCGAACGGTCaattcaaatttcaacctgtgGCCTCTAGcgtttaggttttttttctcttctccctgcctggagaattcttgtttcctgctgggggcagggtgggggggaagtgtaCTGCCACATGGATGCCACaagaaaaaccaacaaagaCAAGACATCAACAGCTATTAAGTGCACTCCTTCTTTCACCTTGTTACATTCCATTATGTCCAAACACCTCTTTTCTTATACGTTTCTCTATGCAAAAGGGTTACATTCAGCCTGCGCTCCTCCATTTATATACTGTATACTTGTTCTTTCTAAAATCACTCTGCACCACACTGactttcttaaaaacattgtTAAGGATCATTCTTTTATTCAGAGACCATGCAGTAAGGAGTGACAGCAGGGGGAGGGCTTGGCATGAACAATGCTGGAAAGAGCATGAAGTATTCCTACATCCACTTTTCCACCCTCCTTAAACACAAAAGAAGTTTACAGGTAATGGGGAAGCAAAGGCTGaggaacagagaacagaaatgagGAATGAAATACCAGTTCCCATACCTCTCTATGCATAAAGAGAACTCTGGCTAGAGGATAGCAATACTTCATATTCACCGTTACCACCATTATTAGGGACACCCTTCAACATAGCAGCATTGATTGAGATCAGACATCCATAATGGACAAATATTTATCTGGGGCAATCTGAGGAACTGCAGCTACTAATAGAATCTGATCTTTCGGCATCTGTCTCACTTTCTTCTTGAGGTATGCCTACACAGACGAAGACATTTCCAAGCACCCAACTTAACTGATTTACCTAGGGGGATTAACCCCAAGGTTTACTTAAGACTTCAAGCAGAAAGCTTACTATTTGACCAGCAACCAAAGGTCCATAAAATCAGTGCATTTTTGCTGCTCTACAAAAAAAGTTAAGCTAGAAGTTTGGAAAACAGCTGCAATGTCCATTAATATCTGGGATCTCAATGCTTCTTTGAGCCCAACAAATGAGAAATCCACCCAAATTCACATCTCTTCCAATTCATGGCTGCATCTCAAAACCCCTACAACAAAGGGGATCTTTCtgcacaaggaaaacaaaacaaaacaattccATGGTCTGCCTTCAGAAGATGTAAGGTTAGATGGTATTCCTAGCACAGGCTTTTGAAGACACCAAGACTGGCATTTGCAGAAGCTGTTAAGGGTTCAAAGTTGCTAAATAACACACTTGAAACACCAATGGTATGTCCATGGTAATGTTTTCTGCACTTCAGCATCATTCCTACAAATGGTCACCAAACAGCATCAAAGCTCCAACAGATCACACTCTAAAGACCTATAGCTGCCTTTTGCTGATAGCTCAACAGCTAGCTCTTCAGAGTATTTGGTACTTATATTGGACAAATGGTCCAGTTCACGTAGTTTATACAAAGCAAGCTCAACTTTCAGATTCTCTCTTCCTGTTTGTCCTCCAGAACACAAACATGTATCATGACTAACAGAGCTAGTCTCTTAGacggaaagaaaacatttcccaaAGTTACACATTCTAATGTGGTACAAAAGCCCCAAATTTTCTATCATGATTTCTGTTTCAGTATTCATGAAATATTTACCTGTTCCTTCTCAAACTGGGAACCAGAACATATTAAGTGCAGAAGTTACTAATGAAACAAGCTGCTTAACAATACATGCTTATCTTGTTACTGCAAACAGCTGAGTCACAATAAATGTAACACACAAGTATACAAAGAGTccccaaaattttattttaagaaatgtgtTCAAATGCAGCATTGGAAACAGAGTGAGCGGAATGCCAATAGTCAGAGAACTTATGCTGAGTTATGTTTTCTTTGATAAACTAGCACCATTGAATCACAAGTCACAGACTAATTTCTAGAAGTGTAAAAAACCTTCACCATTATAAAATTTCTATGAGTTCTATTAAAAATTGGTTCTCAAATTACTACTCCTAAAGAGATGAAAGCAGTCTGAAGTACAAGTTTTCATATCTACTCATTGTTCAAGTTACCCATAAAAGACAGTTTATTCTTAAGTCTAAACATCCtgatgaaggggaaaaaaatgtctaaaaGTGAGCTTCACAAGTCTTTACAAACTAAACAAGTAAGAAAGATCTACTGTGTTATAAATATACACAGTACAATATGTACAAGTCTGATCTTACAAAAGAAGAGCTTCCTAGTCCATAAAAATACTAACTCAACTACAAAATTTTCCTAGTGTTCAGTCAAGCTGTCTCAAGCAGTCACTGTATCAAATTCCTAAAACGCTGATTTGCTCCATAGCACACACAACAGCTTAAACACATGCACAATGGGAAAGAGCCCAACACTTCACCATAAAACTGACTTCTAATTTACCACTCAGGTTTAGTGGTAATGTTGGCATTTGCTATCTATTTTAATGTCACAAGACCCTGACATATTTCTAGACTGTGTTTGAACTATTCAAAGTGCTGAAAGTGCAATCAAAGAATAGAGTTTTGTATCCTTTTTCCAGTACACCCTTCTCTGGCACTGGCAACAATAGCCAAGTATTTATAGGTCTGCGAGATCAAAAAGGCACACGCTCATTTGTACATGGTCAGATAAGTCTGCCCAGATACACATGTGCACTTTGCTTTAAAGACCTTCCATAAACATTAAAAGGCTTCTTTCTGAGTAGGGAGCTTCAAGAATTCCTTACAAATGGTTTAATGCAGATGCCTGGAATTCATAAAGGCCTTGACACAAACTGCCTAAAATGACTGAGACAgtggtgaaaaaaataatggttttggttttaaacttaCGGTATCCAAGTATTGCTCTggaatacagagaaacaaaGTCTATGCTCTCTCACTCTTCATCAAGCGACATCCGGGTTACAGTAGCCCATGTGATTTATCATTACCGTTAACACAGCATATGTGAGCATACACATAGACATAACACTCCCTCAATATTTGTTCCTCTGTTGGAGACCATCTGCAGTCCgaatgaaaatgaaactattCAAAGAATGTTTCAAGCAATACCCTTTTGTACTTACACATACAAGTACAAGAAATCACAAAAGTTAACTGCACCTCAACCAGAATACAGACTTCCACTGATACACAAGTTAACGttgcttccttttcactttcCTTCTCTACAGTGGTCTTCTATGACATGCATCATAATAACTAGTGctgttaaaaattaagaacataTCCCTCCTGACAAAGTTGACAAATTTTTCTAGTGGGCACATCGGCTTGCTGGAACGTTTATAATAATCCTTGCAAAATGAGGTCTGGAATGTGACATCAGCACCATTATACAGGATGCGGATAAAGTGCTCTTTGGGTCTCTTCCCATCCTGCCACAGCTCAAAAACTAATCTGGCAGCAAATCTAGGAAATCTGGCCTCTGTAATGCCTAAGGCACTAAGAACAGGTGACAACGTGACATCATGTGCAGAGTAAAGAACAAATACttcttctttcttgccttctgCAATACGCTGCAGCCGATTAACAGTCTGGTTGAGGAGAGGATGAGTAGCCAATAGTGCATACAAGAAAtaaagtttcttttcctgtctttctctctcatcctCCAACTGATGTCTTTTGATTACTTTGAAGTGTTCCATACCAATGCAGCCAGTTTTGGTACACGGAAAACTGACATTGTGGCAAAAATAGCACAAGAGAGAATCTATTGGGTTAGAAGCTCTCAACTGCCTGGTGGGAATGCCTACAATCTTTGCCATATCCACATATATTTTCTCCAAATCATTGTTTTTCACCCGTAAACTGTACTGTCTGCGCTGTTCCTCTTCTAGGTAGTGGTTTCGCATAGGACAGTCGCAGCTTCCAGAGCAAAAAATGGTGCTCCACTGATGCCTtaggttaattttcttccagtcaAAATCTGGCAAAAAAGTGTAGAGTAGCGCCAACGCACTCTGCAGGGTTCGGCTTTTTCCTGTCGTCTCCAGGTAGAGCTGTTTTGCTGTCCAGTCGCTCAGAAGCAGTTTATGTTTGCTTATATAAATTTCTCGTAATAGTTGTCCATTTCGCAAGTGTTGTACAACCCctgaaagagaatttttttaagaaattacaaCACATTATTAGAAACTTCTTagttttggagaaaagaaaatacagctagCAGTCTTATTGATAAATGAACAATTAGTTAAAAGGTTACGAACTTCAAAAACTGAACTTCACCTATGCTTGACTATTAGGAAAACTGCATGAAATATGAGATACCTGCTATTCTTCAGTCTCTCAGACTCTAGGAGCTAAACTGAGATACAGATAGAAAAAGCTGGTTCcataaaatttgtttaaaacctTAGTGGTTTAATATTTGTTCTTTGGACTAGAGACACAGACTGAATGGGTCTAACATCACTATAAAAGAAAGATGGCTATGAAGATGGATCCAGACTGCACCTGAGTCAGGGTTTCAGACAGGCAGTGAATGCAGCAAATTTATGGCAGCCAGTAAAACTACCAGCAGTCAGGAAACAAATACAGAGAATGTAAACTAGTGTGTAAACTCACAAAACGAAGTGGTGAGGTGTGGCAATCACATCAAACttccttctccatttttcttcaggaaatactcAAACTGCTTGATAATTCTTACACTAATGTTCTGCCTTTACCCAGCTGGAAGAGTGTGTGAATCCTTCTCACATGCCAAAACGTTTACTCCAGAATCTACCTTGCTTGTGTTATCCTcccaaagcagcaaagcaacAGGCATGAACCCTTTATGCACTAGAACACCTATATAACTTAGTACAAGCAACAGGAATCCCAAATACTAGCTCAGTTACAAGCCATGTGCAGTGATGAATCCAGTGTCACACACAACATGCTGTATTAGGAAGAGTTCCTTGGTAACCTGGCTAGATTTCTCCTGATGTCACTTTGCGAGACTTGACACTGGCCtaacacaaatatttcttctgatgGGATCCCAAAACATATGAGGATTTGACAGGCAAGTTTTGGACTAAAAAACAGATTCCTTGAAAGACAGTTGGCATGAGAAAAATGGTGCCAGCTCCCCAGATATTCAACACTCTTTTCATTCTCTCTACTCAGTCTCCAAACCCATTGACAACCCAGAACCACTATGATATGCTCTTTCAGTCACTGGTATTTAAGATAAAAAGAGCAACACAGTTAAAAGCAAGGTGTGGGAATAAAACAGAATGGATCAATGGTAAAATCTGAAAAGACACAGGAGAACAGAGAAGTACTAttaatgtgaatttttaaattaatgaatgttgaagagaaaaatccaCGTAACTAACCCTTTTCACAATCACATTTCTACCCAGTTGTGCAACAGTATGTTTCCACATGTTTGTGGGAAAGCACTTCTGTATTTTCGTTTTTGATGCACCGATATGAGCACATGCAGAAGAATACGTGCAGCAAACAAACACAGGGACTTCAGTTCATACCAGTTCAGCTGGCTCTTCTGGGTGGAGAACACAAACAATTCCAAGAGCTGTGGAAACTGGGTAAATCTGTTTCTTACAAATCAGCAACTTGTTTCTATACTTCTGTCCTCTTACCTTTTGCTCCCCTCATATTTTCTATTGCTTGCTGACAGCAGCCCCAGATCTTTTCCAAATGGCCCTTTTACCAATGCTCTGATCCAGCACTACTTTGTTTCCCTCTCCAATCCCAAACCTTTTGTCTCTAATATTGCCAATACCCCCAGCACCACAATATTCCCAAGCTCTCCACATACTTTCTTCTACACAGTCAAATCCCTGACTGTAACACTTCCAGTTACCTCCCATCTCCCCTACCCTTTTTGTACAGATAAACTAAACAGTATGCTCACTAGCAGAGTTCAGCAGCCTTTCTCTCAGTGGTAGTATTGATGAAGTCtcaaaacttccattttttgaaaaagttgtTTGGAATTTAATTGCTGatatttccacattttctccCAATAACTAGCTCAGCAGAACTGATAAAttgaataagaaaatgaaacttcattttcctgtgGTGAAAATACACATAAATAATTATGCCAGAAAGCACACTCTTGGAACTTCATTACAAAGcttgggggtgtggggggaaggaaaaaaagcatcaggTATGTACAGTTTTTCTATTTCCATAATACAAGCATCAAATGTGTCTGTTACATCTGAATCTTTTGCAGGGGACACAGTAGTTACATCACAGGTAAAAACTGGCAACTAGGTGTTCTTCAGTTCCAGGGCCATTCTGAATTAC
Coding sequences within:
- the PXYLP1 gene encoding 2-phosphoxylose phosphatase 1 isoform X2, which gives rise to MATCAAASQAGWSYTGKQKWKMVLLPVFLVLVHLIPVNPIREDGLNPKSRKRIMPDLLTEPPAIDPVYEARVYCNIPTIAERSMEGHAPHYFKLVSVQVLIRHGDRYPLYAIPKTKRPDIDCMLLPSRKPSHPQLEAFIKYMSKGSAAQMDGSLSSLPRYPSHSLCEMGELTQTGVVQHLRNGQLLREIYISKHKLLLSDWTAKQLYLETTGKSRTLQSALALLYTFLPDFDWKKINLRHQWSTIFCSGSCDCPMRNHYLEEEQRRQYSLRVKNNDLEKIYVDMAKIVGIPTRQLRASNPIDSLLCYFCHNVSFPCTKTGCIGMEHFKVIKRHQLEDERERQEKKLYFLYALLATHPLLNQTVNRLQRIAEGKKEEVFVLYSAHDVTLSPVLSALGITEARFPRFAARLVFELWQDGKRPKEHFIRILYNGADVTFQTSFCKDYYKRSSKPMCPLEKFVNFVRRDMFLIFNSTSYYDACHRRPL
- the PXYLP1 gene encoding 2-phosphoxylose phosphatase 1 isoform X1 — encoded protein: MLFRNRFLFLLALAALLAFLSLSLQFLHLIPVNPIREDGLNPKSRKRIMPDLLTEPPAIDPVYEARVYCNIPTIAERSMEGHAPHYFKLVSVQVLIRHGDRYPLYAIPKTKRPDIDCMLLPSRKPSHPQLEAFIKYMSKGSAAQMDGSLSSLPRYPSHSLCEMGELTQTGVVQHLRNGQLLREIYISKHKLLLSDWTAKQLYLETTGKSRTLQSALALLYTFLPDFDWKKINLRHQWSTIFCSGSCDCPMRNHYLEEEQRRQYSLRVKNNDLEKIYVDMAKIVGIPTRQLRASNPIDSLLCYFCHNVSFPCTKTGCIGMEHFKVIKRHQLEDERERQEKKLYFLYALLATHPLLNQTVNRLQRIAEGKKEEVFVLYSAHDVTLSPVLSALGITEARFPRFAARLVFELWQDGKRPKEHFIRILYNGADVTFQTSFCKDYYKRSSKPMCPLEKFVNFVRRDMFLIFNSTSYYDACHRRPL